In one window of Dissulfuribacter thermophilus DNA:
- a CDS encoding FecR family protein, whose protein sequence is MKWAIQLIFNYLLPSFLICNTAWAGIKAGEVVWIKGTLEASYDRGTSWNAIKLHQELTQGICLRVSKDSEAAILLRDGSQIRLRQRSIFCLKQAGPIPDTDISNKGVYQLHRGSLWFRNKRRVPKPIFETPVVTASIRGTEMAVTVADKTGDTQVVVLEGTVRCSNELGEGIIKRGQMATIIKGKGPDIVKILNPEDSVQWLLLTPKITGPSDLTAKGSEAKAIAMAKTALDLLIRNRANEALATVQKAEELSKLPAAVHVAKATILQSFGKLDEALVEAKQALKIDPHSIPALLRTVELFLGLDRIEEAESLLNNFDASADPRIYLQKGYICLIKLDSVKAAKYFKKALSMRPDLASAHLGLGLALYYQGKTNEGLESMERACLLEPLSAYPHYYLGKAHMDLEKEKRLRWN, encoded by the coding sequence ATGAAATGGGCAATTCAATTAATCTTCAATTACCTCCTCCCTTCATTCCTTATCTGTAATACAGCATGGGCGGGAATCAAGGCAGGCGAAGTGGTTTGGATTAAAGGGACATTAGAGGCATCATATGATCGGGGCACGAGTTGGAACGCAATAAAATTACATCAGGAGTTGACTCAGGGCATCTGCCTTAGGGTTTCCAAAGACAGTGAAGCTGCCATTCTCTTAAGAGATGGATCTCAAATACGTCTACGTCAAAGATCAATTTTTTGTCTCAAACAGGCAGGCCCAATTCCAGATACAGACATTTCAAATAAAGGTGTTTATCAACTCCATAGAGGCTCTCTTTGGTTCAGAAACAAACGAAGGGTACCAAAACCGATATTTGAAACTCCAGTCGTTACCGCAAGTATAAGAGGAACAGAAATGGCCGTAACCGTTGCTGATAAAACTGGGGACACACAGGTTGTGGTACTCGAGGGGACAGTTCGATGTTCCAATGAACTTGGAGAAGGCATAATAAAAAGGGGACAGATGGCCACAATAATAAAAGGAAAAGGACCTGATATAGTAAAAATTCTCAATCCAGAAGACTCTGTACAGTGGTTACTCCTTACTCCTAAAATCACAGGCCCATCTGATTTAACCGCCAAAGGCAGTGAGGCAAAGGCTATTGCCATGGCAAAAACAGCTCTAGATCTTCTCATAAGGAATAGGGCTAATGAAGCACTTGCCACAGTTCAAAAGGCTGAGGAGCTATCTAAACTGCCTGCAGCAGTACACGTTGCAAAGGCGACCATCCTCCAATCTTTTGGCAAACTGGATGAGGCCCTAGTGGAAGCTAAACAGGCATTAAAAATTGATCCACATTCCATACCTGCATTGTTAAGGACAGTTGAACTCTTTTTAGGACTAGATAGGATAGAGGAAGCAGAATCACTCCTCAATAATTTTGACGCTAGTGCTGACCCTAGGATTTACCTACAAAAAGGATATATTTGTCTTATAAAGCTTGATTCGGTCAAGGCAGCAAAATACTTCAAAAAGGCCTTGAGCATGCGTCCAGATCTTGCTTCTGCCCATCTAGGTCTTGGACTCGCCCTCTATTACCAGGGAAAAACTAATGAAGGTTTAGAGAGCATGGAACGGGCATGTCTTCTAGAACCCCTTTCTGCATACCCACATTATTACCTTGGCAAGGCACACATGGACTTGGAGAAAGAAAAGAGGCTGAGGTGGAATTGA
- a CDS encoding CHASE2 domain-containing protein has translation MAIQLTHWSLKRLIYLKIGILVPIITLIFAPTTKLGEITNLAWIDLLFTLRGIKSPPRDIVIVAIDEPSFQYLGRQWPWPRSLHGRLVRKLKKAGAKVIAFDIMFTEPSRYPNDDKTFAQDLAYAGNVILGASITQVQREGYTQIFFTDPLEILSRASAQTGLVNFFPDPDGIIRHGRLFISEYPSLAYATYFQQKKSIKNRSTNYNPEKNPFLIDFSGPSGVIKTVSYYQALNMEEFLPKNFFKDKIVFVGFASEAAVEVSRGAVDAFPTPFFRFSKKAMFGVEIHANALNTILSGFPLREIDFKWLKFIYALIALVPLFVRRYPLMLTGTVAALICTMIFTSVSLFFYKGLVLNIGVALLATIFGGLWWGLSGYLLTFEEKKEIRRAFDRYVPRAVIEEILKNPQLLHLGGHKTELTVLFADIRGFTSLSETLDPEQLVYLLNNYLDHMTERVFKNHGLLDKYIGDAIMAVFGAPVPRDDHAYRACKTALEMLSCLEMVGSIWEKRGLKRPKIGIGINTGQMVIGNFGSHRRFDYTVIGDEVNLASRLEGLNKLYGTSIIIGENTQRYVDKKFLFRELDLVRVKGKKLPVRIFELIKEGEADSELTTLLSKFNKALEYYRKGNWSKALEAFQEILTIKPNDGPSKLFFSRCEILLKNPPKTWDGIWTMKTK, from the coding sequence ATGGCTATTCAGCTAACTCACTGGTCTCTCAAGAGATTAATATATTTAAAGATAGGGATCCTCGTTCCAATCATAACATTGATATTTGCACCGACCACAAAACTTGGGGAAATCACCAATCTGGCTTGGATCGATCTTCTTTTCACCCTTAGAGGTATAAAATCTCCACCTAGAGATATTGTCATAGTCGCCATTGACGAACCGTCATTTCAATACTTGGGAAGGCAATGGCCTTGGCCACGGAGTTTGCATGGAAGACTTGTACGGAAATTAAAAAAGGCAGGTGCCAAGGTAATTGCCTTTGATATCATGTTCACAGAACCATCTAGGTACCCCAATGATGATAAAACCTTTGCACAGGACCTAGCTTATGCTGGAAATGTCATTTTAGGAGCAAGCATTACCCAAGTCCAACGAGAAGGTTATACGCAAATATTCTTTACTGATCCATTGGAGATACTGTCAAGAGCAAGTGCTCAAACTGGATTGGTAAACTTTTTCCCTGATCCAGACGGAATTATACGCCATGGAAGGTTGTTTATTTCTGAATATCCTTCACTTGCTTATGCAACTTACTTCCAACAGAAAAAATCAATTAAAAATAGATCTACCAACTACAACCCAGAAAAAAATCCTTTTTTAATCGATTTTTCCGGGCCTTCGGGTGTCATAAAAACCGTATCCTATTATCAGGCCCTAAATATGGAAGAATTTCTTCCTAAAAATTTTTTCAAAGATAAGATTGTATTTGTTGGATTTGCCTCAGAAGCAGCAGTTGAAGTCTCAAGAGGTGCAGTAGATGCATTCCCCACTCCATTCTTTAGATTCAGCAAAAAGGCTATGTTTGGAGTGGAAATCCACGCCAACGCACTAAATACCATCTTATCAGGTTTCCCTTTAAGAGAAATAGATTTCAAATGGCTTAAGTTCATATACGCTCTAATTGCATTGGTCCCTTTGTTCGTCAGAAGATACCCTTTAATGCTCACAGGCACTGTGGCTGCACTGATCTGCACTATGATATTCACGTCCGTCAGTCTTTTTTTCTATAAAGGACTCGTCCTTAATATAGGTGTTGCCCTTTTAGCCACAATATTTGGCGGATTGTGGTGGGGCTTATCTGGTTATCTTCTTACTTTTGAAGAAAAGAAAGAAATACGACGGGCCTTCGATAGGTATGTACCTCGAGCTGTGATAGAAGAAATTCTCAAAAATCCCCAGCTGTTGCATCTAGGTGGTCATAAAACAGAACTTACAGTGCTCTTTGCCGATATTAGGGGGTTTACATCTCTTTCTGAAACACTCGACCCAGAGCAACTCGTATATCTCCTTAACAATTATTTGGACCATATGACAGAACGCGTATTTAAAAATCACGGCCTTTTAGACAAATACATAGGGGATGCAATAATGGCTGTATTCGGTGCCCCTGTTCCACGTGATGATCATGCTTACCGTGCTTGTAAAACAGCTCTAGAAATGCTTTCATGCCTTGAGATGGTGGGTAGTATCTGGGAAAAACGAGGCCTCAAACGCCCTAAAATCGGCATAGGAATTAATACAGGACAGATGGTCATTGGCAATTTTGGTTCCCATAGGAGATTCGATTACACAGTTATCGGAGATGAAGTCAATCTTGCATCAAGACTCGAAGGATTGAACAAATTGTATGGGACATCCATAATAATAGGAGAGAATACCCAACGATATGTAGACAAAAAATTTTTATTCAGGGAGCTGGACCTTGTTAGGGTAAAGGGTAAAAAACTGCCTGTTAGGATATTTGAACTCATTAAAGAGGGGGAGGCAGACAGCGAACTCACAACTCTGTTATCAAAATTTAATAAGGCATTGGAATATTACAGAAAAGGAAATTGGTCTAAGGCCTTGGAGGCATTTCAAGAAATTTTGACCATTAAACCAAATGATGGCCCATCGAAACTCTTTTTTTCAAGGTGTGAAATTCTATTAAAAAACCCGCCAAAGACATGGGATGGTATCTGGACCATGAAAACTAAATAA
- a CDS encoding GAF domain-containing protein encodes MAIEQVSSITKSIYGRCPKRLFELYNDVKDLYEGRWPEYEACQVGYHTLHHVEEVALATSYMVAGWHKTGKEPISLELFLCGMAACLFHDAGYLKDKGDQIGKGGKYSFTHEVRSTKIALKYLNSKNWSERSKIIVPEMILLTDIKIPPRPSKKLRYIENVVASMVASADLLAQMADPNYLDHLSHLLEELQEAYEIEGINELSRRGINCFKSVDEMRKETFPFFEQTVIPRLKKLGSMYQYINYLFPVARNPYIESIIANLIVNSSKINSQWEKIGELLEDMSLIATNNIDITLDQKNSLASKTLNQNTKDNIPIVYHLFDWLEENSGKASIGDLLVKIGFISVSNLRKNLKAQILPQDLCQLLTHEDCSTLLLTAMMLGNIRQIPKIFSHILEIVNETIQCEASSILIADYQKKSLVFAIGTGPQKDALKGLSIPWDKGVAGWVYANKRPAVVNDVCHDKRFCNLIDKSTQFTTESLVAVPLYHNRQVVGVIEAVNNKGPLRRFSQRDMAFLSLLSTQLSNFIETISWLKDLLKSSGPFPEQQ; translated from the coding sequence ATGGCTATTGAACAGGTATCAAGCATCACCAAGTCCATATACGGAAGATGTCCAAAGCGACTCTTTGAGCTCTATAATGATGTAAAAGATCTCTATGAGGGCAGATGGCCAGAATACGAGGCATGCCAGGTAGGCTATCATACCCTTCATCACGTCGAAGAGGTAGCCCTTGCAACTTCGTACATGGTTGCAGGATGGCATAAGACTGGAAAGGAGCCGATTTCGTTAGAGCTATTTCTCTGCGGAATGGCTGCATGCCTATTTCACGACGCTGGATACCTAAAAGATAAGGGAGATCAGATTGGAAAAGGCGGCAAATATTCATTCACTCACGAGGTTCGCTCAACAAAAATTGCATTGAAATATCTAAATAGCAAAAATTGGTCTGAAAGGTCAAAAATAATAGTACCTGAAATGATTCTTTTGACAGATATCAAGATTCCCCCGAGGCCGTCAAAGAAACTCAGGTATATTGAAAATGTCGTGGCATCAATGGTGGCGAGCGCAGACCTTCTGGCCCAAATGGCTGATCCAAATTATTTAGATCACCTTTCACACCTCTTGGAAGAACTTCAAGAGGCATATGAAATAGAGGGAATCAATGAATTGTCCCGAAGAGGAATTAACTGCTTTAAATCTGTGGATGAAATGAGAAAAGAGACATTTCCCTTTTTTGAACAAACGGTCATTCCTCGCTTAAAAAAACTTGGATCAATGTATCAATATATAAATTACTTATTTCCAGTAGCTAGAAATCCATATATTGAAAGCATAATAGCCAATTTAATAGTCAATAGCTCTAAAATAAACAGCCAATGGGAAAAGATCGGAGAATTATTGGAAGATATGAGCCTTATAGCCACAAATAATATAGATATTACTCTCGATCAAAAAAATTCTTTGGCTTCAAAGACGTTAAACCAAAACACTAAAGACAATATTCCTATTGTCTATCACCTCTTTGACTGGCTTGAAGAAAATTCAGGTAAGGCATCCATTGGAGACTTACTAGTAAAAATAGGCTTTATTTCGGTTTCTAACCTTAGAAAAAATTTAAAGGCACAAATTCTGCCACAGGACTTATGCCAACTCTTAACACATGAGGATTGCTCTACTCTCCTTCTCACTGCCATGATGTTGGGGAATATTAGACAAATACCCAAAATCTTTTCCCACATCCTTGAGATAGTGAATGAGACTATCCAATGTGAGGCAAGTTCAATCCTTATTGCAGATTACCAAAAAAAATCCCTTGTCTTTGCTATTGGTACTGGCCCCCAAAAAGACGCTTTAAAAGGGCTGTCCATACCATGGGACAAGGGCGTTGCTGGCTGGGTCTATGCCAACAAAAGGCCAGCTGTAGTCAATGACGTCTGTCATGATAAACGATTTTGTAATTTGATAGACAAGAGTACACAATTTACTACAGAATCATTGGTTGCAGTACCTTTATATCACAATAGACAGGTAGTTGGTGTTATAGAGGCAGTAAACAACAAAGGCCCTCTGAGAAGATTTAGTCAACGAGACATGGCCTTCCTGTCACTCCTCTCAACACAGCTGTCAAATTTCATCGAAACGATTTCTTGGCTTAAAGACCTTCTAAAATCGTCAGGTCCATTTCCTGAGCAGCAATGA
- a CDS encoding PKD domain-containing protein has translation MHFTKFLIFLVVFLVIVSKYSASIAQDAPCKILVNPSSGPPPLEVELRVSISDEIPQPWSLGVWNFGDGNQQPAFLPIIRHSYNDEGTYHPTYRFSDGLGSEHECNAEVRIFRQKELNLKLNADPPEGFAPLRITISVNATNGTEPITFSYQFGDGSAPISSSNSTITHTFLETGNYTISVEAQDNEGTRGANALTIKVSPASKAPQEVSRVLDQAVSALMAEDLTISSILQIIDSASRQLDRLLTQAANVKDEVKQQIATSARRGLKTILERQVERLAQLIQKPENVTLSSVKSLAQSSGKLSQTMIDHNIPLTIDIVNEAGVVEGQLLLAGIDDIAREKGVSLGEIKELAQHPETTQEFFKNHPVFLKTVIKETGIPVVALHRIPSNKIKNKLDSLGLSSELTNKIESSLEESLDAGKGLFIDEKGTIKSASQLVGENMGLEPKKLSVDPITGIINAQLDNHKGLVMGLIDVNIMTPLVPVGVLNLPDDTKINVSNNFAMHIAPSPYDPIQLAAEFASLGLNANFTRDGRIVVHDNNGKSYSTFVGWHTIKENNFSTGLVSFDIPQPDITSQAFSILVRYADGTVQSLPPAFVAFESLIELLEEFFPGQYSIDRDTGLIDLRAADAGLWRPDYSFTPIEDFSKDELDWYQQNKIKDGLAFKIQDQNEDGWNDVIFYSSSPAGKQTLFFVPN, from the coding sequence ATGCATTTTACTAAATTTCTTATTTTTTTGGTTGTCTTTTTGGTTATAGTTTCTAAATATTCCGCATCTATTGCACAGGATGCCCCATGTAAAATCTTAGTAAATCCGTCTTCTGGCCCACCTCCTCTCGAGGTTGAGTTAAGAGTAAGTATCTCAGATGAAATACCACAACCATGGAGTTTGGGGGTCTGGAATTTTGGAGATGGAAATCAACAACCAGCATTTCTTCCTATAATTAGGCATTCGTATAATGATGAGGGAACCTATCACCCAACCTATCGTTTTAGTGATGGACTTGGAAGTGAACATGAATGTAATGCCGAGGTTCGCATATTTAGGCAAAAAGAATTAAATCTCAAACTGAATGCTGATCCTCCTGAAGGTTTTGCTCCCCTCAGGATAACTATTTCAGTAAATGCAACTAATGGAACCGAACCCATCACCTTTTCATACCAATTTGGCGATGGATCAGCCCCAATAAGCTCCTCTAATTCTACAATAACTCATACATTTTTAGAGACTGGAAATTACACCATTAGTGTTGAAGCCCAAGACAATGAAGGTACAAGAGGAGCTAACGCCTTAACAATTAAGGTATCGCCTGCATCAAAAGCACCTCAAGAAGTATCCCGAGTCTTGGATCAGGCAGTTTCTGCATTAATGGCTGAGGATTTAACCATCTCTTCAATACTACAGATAATTGATTCTGCCTCTAGACAACTTGACAGGCTACTAACTCAGGCAGCCAATGTAAAAGATGAGGTGAAACAACAAATTGCAACCTCAGCAAGAAGAGGCCTAAAAACTATCCTAGAACGCCAGGTAGAACGCCTAGCCCAACTCATCCAAAAACCAGAAAACGTTACTTTATCCTCTGTAAAAAGTCTTGCCCAGTCAAGCGGAAAACTATCTCAGACAATGATCGACCACAATATACCTCTGACCATAGACATAGTAAATGAGGCAGGGGTGGTTGAAGGCCAACTCCTTCTAGCCGGTATCGATGATATTGCACGGGAAAAGGGAGTTTCTTTAGGAGAGATAAAGGAGTTGGCACAACACCCTGAAACAACTCAAGAATTCTTTAAAAATCATCCAGTTTTTTTAAAGACTGTGATAAAGGAAACTGGTATACCTGTGGTGGCCTTACACAGAATTCCTAGCAATAAGATAAAAAATAAACTCGACTCCCTCGGTTTGAGCTCTGAGCTGACCAATAAGATTGAATCCTCGCTTGAAGAATCATTAGATGCAGGCAAAGGACTGTTTATTGATGAAAAAGGAACAATAAAGAGTGCCTCCCAACTTGTTGGTGAAAATATGGGCCTTGAGCCTAAAAAACTCTCAGTGGATCCTATAACTGGCATTATCAATGCTCAGTTGGACAACCATAAAGGCCTGGTAATGGGTTTAATAGATGTAAATATCATGACGCCTTTGGTGCCAGTAGGAGTTCTTAATCTCCCTGATGATACAAAAATTAATGTTTCTAATAACTTTGCCATGCACATTGCACCATCACCCTATGACCCCATCCAGCTTGCAGCAGAATTTGCCAGTCTTGGCCTCAATGCCAATTTTACTAGAGACGGTCGCATCGTAGTCCATGATAACAATGGAAAAAGTTATTCAACATTTGTTGGATGGCATACAATCAAGGAAAACAACTTCAGTACTGGGCTGGTAAGCTTTGATATACCACAACCAGACATCACATCTCAGGCCTTTTCAATCCTAGTCAGATATGCTGACGGCACTGTTCAATCATTACCACCGGCATTTGTTGCATTCGAATCGTTGATAGAGCTTTTAGAAGAATTTTTCCCAGGGCAATATTCTATTGATAGGGACACCGGTTTAATTGACTTAAGAGCTGCTGATGCGGGACTATGGCGTCCTGATTACTCATTTACCCCTATAGAAGACTTTTCCAAAGATGAGCTTGACTGGTATCAACAAAATAAAATTAAGGACGGACTTGCCTTCAAAATCCAAGACCAAAATGAGGATGGTTGGAATGATGTCATCTTTTACAGCTCTTCTCCAGCTGGCAAGCAGACTTTATTTTTTGTTCCAAACTAA